The region GCCAGCGCTTCCTGCGAAGCCCATCGTTCGAGCAGAACAAAGCGGTCCTTGTCGCCGGCCACGGGATGCAGGTCGTATTGCAGACACCCTGTCTCCGCCCGCACGACCGGCGCCAGCTGGCGAAACGCCGCCACCTGCTCCTCCCCGCGCCCCGGTTTCGTTTGAATCGAAATCATCAGCATCACTTCATTGGCCATCTGGTTTTTTTTCCCGTATTCGATTGATTGATTCAATACATCGACATCGATTGACGCGGCGGTCAAGGCGACGCCCCGCTTCCCTGCCTTCCGCGAACGGATCATCTTAATGGATGGCCATTCGAGTAAAGACACTCACGCGTAATAAATTGAAATTATCTTCTCGGCACCGCGGACAGTTCAGTGTCATTCGAATACCGCGTTAGCCGACGCCCGCTCGCGTCCCCCCGATCACTTTCACGGAGACCTTCATGCCGCGTCCGGCATTACGTCACCTCGCATCTGTTGGTCTGATCGCCATCGCCGCCCTGCTCGGCGCATGCGGCGACAGCGTGTCGAGCTCGCCGTCCCCCGTGGCGAAATCCGCGTGCGGCAACGCCGCCATCGCCACCACGCACATGAGCTGCCCGCCGGGCGTCACCTCGCCCGCTTCCTGATCCGTCCGCTCCTCCCGATACCGGCATTAGATTAGAACAAGGTCCTCCGCATGGCTGCCAAAACCCGTCGCGATTTTCTGAAACTGTCCGCCGGCCTCGCCGGCGCGACCGCCGCCACCACGATGTTCCCCGAGTCGATCCGCAAGGCGCTCGCCATCGAGCCGAGCTCGGTCACCGGCACGATTCAGGATGTCCAGCACATCGTCGTGTTCATGCAGGAGAACCGCTCGTTCGACCACTACCTCGGTCACCTGAGCGGCGTGCGCGGCTATAACGACCGCTTCCCCGTCACGTTGCCGAACGGGCAGCCGGTGTGGTTCCAGCCGCGCCAGGAAGATCAGACCAAGGTGATCGCGCCGTTCCGCTACGACACCACGAACCCCGGCGTCAACGCGCAATGTATCGGCGGATTGCCGCATACGTGGGCGACCACGCACGGCGCGATCGACGGCGGCCGCGCCGACAAGTGGGCGGTGCAGAAGACCAACATGACGATGGGCTATCACGTGCGCGCGGACATTCCGTTCCACTACGCGCTGGCCGATGCCTTCACCGTGTGCGACAACTATTTCTGCTCGATTCCGGGCAACACGCACCCGAACCGCATGTACCTGATGACGGGCATGGTCGATCCGCTCGCCACCGGCGGCGGTCCGCTGCTCGACAACACCGATTACATCGACAATCAGTTCGACGCGATCCAGCTGCAGCCCTTCAACTGGACCACCTACCCCGAGCGGCTCGAAAAGGCCGGCATCTCGTGGCAGGTCTATCAGCAGGGCACGGGCTTCGACAATTTCACCGGCAACTACGGCACCAACATGCTGGCCGCGTTCCAGAACTTCGTGAATGCGCCGGCCGGTTCGTCGTTGCAGACGCGCGGCATGAGCACGCGCACGCTGACGCAACTGAAGGCCGACGTGCAGGCCGGCGCGCTGCCGCAGGTGTCGTGGCTGCTGCCGCCCGCCGCCTATTCGGAGCACCCGAAGTTCACGCCGCTCTACGGCGCGAACTACATCTCGACGATTCTCGACGCGTTGACGTCGAACCCGGACGTGTGGAGCAAGACCGTTCTCTTCATCATGTACGACGAGAACGACGGCCTGTTCGATCACGTGGTGCCGCCGCAGGCGCCGACCGTGGCGGGCACCGGCATGAGCACCGTCGACATCACGCTGGAACGCCATAACGTCGTCACCGCGACCCAGGCCGGCACCTATACCGCCGACAACCTGCCGTACGGTCTCGGCCCGCGCGTGCCGATGACGGTGGTCTCGCCGTGGTCGAAGGGCGGCTTCGTGTGCTCGCAGGTGTTCGATCACACGTCGGTGCTGCAATTCATCGAGAAGCGTTTCGGCGTGATGGAAACCAACATCTCGCCGTGGCGTCGCGCGGTTTGCGGCGACCTGACGACGGCGCTCGATTTTTCGAAATCGGATGCGACGCTGCCGTCGCTGCCGAGCACCACGACCTACGTCGCCCAGGCCGACCTGCAATGCGCACGGCCGACCGCGCAAGCCGCACCCGCCAGCACCGCACAGCAACTGGTGGCCGCGCAGGAACCCGGCACGCGTCCGGCGCGGGCGCTGCCGTACGAGCTGCACGTGAACGGCCAGTTGCAGGCGCAAGGCTATGCGGTGACGTTCGCCAACACCGGCACGCAGGGCGCGCACTTCTGGGTCTACACCGGCGACCCGACCGCGACGCCGCGCCACTACACGGTGGAAGCCGGCAAGCAGTTGACCGACACCTGGGCCCTCGATGCGAACGGCCACTACATGGTGAACGTGTACGGACCGAACGGCTATTTCCGCCGCTTCGGCGGCGTCGCGAGCGCGGACGCGGCCGCGAAGCCGGATCTGGTGACCTGCTACGACGTGGCGAACGGCAACGTGTACGTGACGCTGTCCAACGCGGGCACCACGGCGTTGACCGTCACCGCGACCGATGTCGCGTACGGCACGCCGCCGGTGACCTTGAGCGTGCCCGCGGGGAAAAGCGCGGAAGCGCACTGGGATCTGTCGTGCAACAGCCAGTGGTACGACTTTCAGTTCAGCGTCGCGGGGAACGCGGGCTGGGTGCGGCGCATTGCCGGTCACGTGGAGACCGGCAAGCCGAGCATCACCGACCCCGCCGCGACGGCGCCGGTGACGACCGCGATCTAAGCTTTCGGTCGCCTGACCCCGTCGGCTGCGACGGGGTCAGGCCTGCAAAGCGCAAAGCACGCGCCGGTCTGTTACAACCTAGAACGTATAAGCCAGCTTGCCGAACGCCGTGCGGCCCAACGTGGCGTAACCGTACGCGGTCGAGTACTGCCGGTTGAACAGATTCGTCACCGACGCCGACAGCGTCAGATGCGAATTGACCTGATACGCGGCACGCAGCGCCACGGTCGTGTACGACGGCAGGAAGGTCGTGTTGGCCGGGTCGTCGTAAGTCGAGCCGCCATACTGCAGCGTGGCGCCGGTGCTCAGCGCGTGCAGATGAAACTCGTCCCACGTGTGGTCCACGCTCAGACTCACGGTCTGACGCGGACGGCGGTTCAGCCACGTTTGATCGGTCACGTCCTGCGGATTCAGAATGCCGACCGCGAGGCTGACCGGCGTCGACTTGCCGAGCGTGCCCTTGTACGACAGATCGATGCCCTGAATATGCGCGCGGCCCACGTTGACCGGCGCGAAGGTCACCGGGTCGTACGTGATCAGATCGTGAACGCGCGTGTCGTACAGCGCGGCCGTGAAGGTACCGATCGAGGTATTCGCGTCGAACGCCGCCTCGACCGTATCGCTGCGTTCGGGCGACAGGTTCGGATTCGAGAACCCCGGGTAATACAGATCGTTGAACGTCGGCAGACGGAACGCATTGCCGTACGACACGCGCGCGGTATAAACCGGCGTGATCGCGTAAGCCAGCGCGACGTTGCCCGTGTTGACCGACACGCCCTGCACGACCTCGTGCCGGCCCGCGAGGAACAGCGTGAGCGGCCCCAGCACCGCCGACTGATGCAGCGACACCGCCGAGTCGTTACGCGCCGGCACGCCCGACGGAATGTCGATCGGCAGAAACGCCTGCTCGCGCGAGAAGTCGTAGGCGATCTTCGATTCGCCGGACAGCGGCAGGCCGAACAACGTGTGCCCATGTTCCTGATGCGTCAGCGAAGTCGAGGTGCTGAAGCGCGTCGAATCGATTTCGTCGGTGCCGAGCGTGGGATCGTTCGCGTAGAGGAACTGGCGGTCGTACGCGTAGCCGATCGACTGGTCGAACTGCGTATACGGCGTGATGTCCACATGGAACGACACGCCCGTGGTCAGTTGATGATCGAGCTGCTGGTCGTCGCCGCCGGCGTTGTCGTAGGAGAACGTCGACTTGTGATACAGCGCGAAGGTCGATATCGACCAGTTGTCGCGCGCGTAACCGAGCCGCGCGTCCACGTCCTGCGCATGGTACGGATTGCGGCCGGCTTCGTGGCCGTAAGCGAACGGCAAGGTGGCGTCGATGCCGGCCGTGTTGTAGTCGTGCAGACCCAGCGAATACGTCAGCCCCGACAGCGCCGAAAGCGGACCGCTGGACGGAATGCTGCCCGACGTGCGGAATTGCGTATCGAAGGTTTTGTTCGAACCGCCGCCGAACGACACCGTCGTGCGGTTGGGTTGATTCGCCGCGTGGTTCGTGAACAGCTGCACCACGCCGCCCACCGCATCCGCGCCGAACGAGGCCGCCGCCGGACCGGAGATCACTTCCACGCGATCGAACGCCGAGGTCGGCAGATCCGCCCACTCGGCCTGCCCCGTGGTCGAGGAGCCGACGCGAATCCCGTCGATGAACACCGCCACCTGATTGCCGCTCGACCCGCGAATGCTGACCGATGCCGTGGCGCCCGGACCGCCGTTCTGGACCACGGTCACGCCCGGCAAGGTGGCCAGCGCCTGGGTGATGCTGGGGTCGGCCGGCGACAGCCGGTCGAGATCCGCCCGGGTCAATACCTGGGTCGACGCATAACGCTGATCGAACGATTGCGGCAGATGCTGCGTGTCGCCGGTCACCACGATATTCGGCAAGGTGGTTTGCGCGGACGGCTGGCCCGGCGGCAAGCTCGCGTCGTCCGCGGCGTAGGCGGACGAAACGGCTGCGGGAAAAACGATCGGCAATGCGCAGGCGGTCAGCGCGGACGTCATGAGAACATGATGGATTTTCATGGCGTGGCGATACCTGTTACGGAAATGCCGAGGCAAAGACGAATGCAAAGGTGTTGCGCCTCCGACGATGGAGCGCATGGATCAAAACAGAGGGACATGACTGGTCCTGAGGTTGGGCCGTCCTTGCAACGAGCGACCGCATGGGAGCGGTGCCGGCGCATCGGGACACCCCGCCCGATGCGTTTGCGCAGACCTCGGTCGATGGCAGGTCTCCTGGCTCGCGAGTCGTCGTTGCGCGCCGACCTTCCCGGTCACCCAGTGGTCACGTTGGGCGCGAACTCGTCGCTGACAGTTGCGGGGGCAGCCGCAGACTCGGGGCGCGTACGCCCCTCACTGCATTCCCTTTTGATCCCCGTCAGGGGAACCATCAGGGCGCAAGCGTAACGACTCGACGGGCCGCGCGTCAATGATTCGCGGTACCGGTCGGACGTTCGCGCAACACTTTCGCGGCCGGCACCCTGCTGGCGAGCGCGGCCTGCGTCCGCGGCCACCCAATCGATCGAATACCGCACCGTGCGGGAGTCACGCTATGATTCATCAAGCAATATGTTTTGATCATCGTATGAGCCGCCTTCCTATCCGCCTTCCTATCCGTTTTTCCGCCGTTTTCTCTCCCTCATTTGTTCCCCCCTGCATCGAGTCGATCGCCACGCATCCCATGCCGCTGATTCACGCCAACCGGAAATCCGTTTGATGAAAAAAATCCTGATCATAGGAATCGGTGCCGGCGATCCGGACTACCTGACCGTCCAGGCGATCAAAGCGCTCAACCAGGCCGACGTGTTCTTCGTAATGGACAAAGGCGCCGCCAAAGACAAACTGATCGCGCTGCGCAGGCAGATCATCGAACGTTTCGTCGAGGGCGGGCGCTATCGCATCGTCGAAGCGAGCAGCCCCGAACGGCGCCCCGATCACGGCGACTATCGCGGCGCGGTCGACGACCTGAACCGCGACAAGCAGCGCATTTTCGAGCAGCTGATCGCGGGCGAACTGAAAGACGGCGACGTCGGCGCGTTCCTGGTGTGGGGCGACCCGTCGCTGTACGACAGCACGATCCGCATCGTCGAGGCAATCGCGCGGCAAGGCCGTGAGGCGCTCGACTACGAAGTGATTCCCGGCATCAGCAGCGTGCAGGCGCTGGCCGCGCGCCATCGTATTCCGCTGAACCAGATCGGCCGTTCGATCGCGATCACCAACGGCCGCACCATCGCCGACGGCTTTCCGGCGAACGTCGACAGCGTGGTCGTGATGCTCGACGCGCAGAACGCATACCGGCAACTCGCGCACGAGGATCTCGACATCTACTGGGGGGCGTATGTGGGTACGCCGGACGAAATCCTGATCGCCGGCCGGCTGCGCGACGTGATGGATGAGATCGAACGCGTGCGGGCCGACGCGCGGCATCGGCACGGCTGGATCATGGATACCTATCTGCTGCGCCGGCGCGGCGAGGTTTGATCGCCGTAGTCGCCGTCATTGCCGTGATCGACACGATCGCCGCGCGCCGGTGACTGGCCGTAACGAACGGTATTGCGCTTTTTATCCCGCTAGCGCGAATGCGGCTTATATTGGAGTGAGACGTGTCGCCGCGAGCCGTTTCGCGACACGCGCACGCGGCCGGGTATGATGCCGGTCGCACGCCGGGCGAAAACCCTGCCGCTGCTTCATGCCGTCGCTTAATGCCGTCGCTTCATGCCGCTCCCTTTAGCCACGAGAACCACCATGCCTGCCCAACACGACGAAGCCTCGACCGCCGGCGCCACAGCGGGCAAGGCGAAACGCAAGACGCTGCCGGTGCCGGCGCGCAATCTCCTGATGATCGCCGTCGGCGTCGTGGTGTTCGCGATCGTCGCCGGGGTCATACTTTACGGTCCCATTACATATGGCGACGAGATTCCGAACTTCGGCATCATCCTCATGCTTACCGTGCCGGTGATCGCGGGCGTGGCGTTCCGCGTCGGACTGGATGCGTGGCTGGACCGGAACTGAGCGATATCCCGGCGAGATCGATGCCGCGGCGCGCGCGATTGCGCCACGCCGCCTAAAGAAATGCCGACCGCTGCCGATATAAAAAAAAGAAAGGGGCAATCCGATCAGATCACGCCAACGCGCGGATCGAACGGCAACTCGCCCACTCGATAACCAGAAAAACAATCGGCTAGCGTCTCCATGCATCACAAATCATGGGGCATCACTGCTCTCGTCGGGGCCGGCGGGGCGGCGTTGTCCGCATACGTCAATCTGTTCGCTTCCAGCGCCGCAACCGCGGGGCCGGCGCTGTTGATGGCGAAAATCCACATCGGCGCGGCACTGATCGGCTCGCTCCTGTTCGCGCGTTTCATCCAGGGCTCTCCCGACGCCTTGAAGGGTCCCACTCACCCTTCCACGGTCGGCACCAGCATCGTGACCTACCGGGGCGCGGTCCGCGTCCTCGTGCCGGGCAAGAGCGCGTTCTTCTCCGCCATCCGCTGCCTGCTGCTGCTCGGGTTCATGCTGTGCCTGATGATCCAGTTCGTGCAAATCGCACCACCGGACACCGTGCAGCCCTTCGCGCCATCGGCGCCGGTCCGTTCACTGGCAACCTGAATGGCGAGCGTCGATTCCACTGCCGGCGGCCGGCCGGCCTTCCTGTGCACGTTCAAAAATGGCTGACATATCAAGCAAAAAAGGCGTCTTCGGCGCCGTCATCATTCTCGGTATCGCCTCGATCGGTCTGGGCTGCTATTGCCTTATTCAGGCCTTCAATACCTTCGACATCTCGCCGGATTTCCAGGTCTGGTTCGCCCGCGCGGCCACCGCGATCGGCCTGGGCCTGGTGGGGTTGAACATCGGCGGCAACCGGATCGGACTCGACTAGCGCGCCGTGCCGGTCGCTGCCGATGTGCCGGTTGGCGTCGCCGATACCACCGATACCACCGATACCGCCGGTACCGGCAACACCACCCACACCTCCAGCCCGCCTCCCTCGCGCGCGTGAAACTGCAGGCTGCCGTGATGCAGCCGCGCGATCCGCTCGACGATCGCCAGACCGAGCCCGGTGCCGCCGCTGTGCGCGCGTGCATTGGCGCCGCGCTGAAACGGCGCCTTCAGTTGCTCCAGTTCGTGCGCCGACAAGCCCTTGCCGCGATCGCCGACTGCCACGTACACCGCCTCCAGCGTCGCCCAGGTCCGCACCGCGAGTCCGCTGCCGCCATACACGATCGCGTTCTGCATCAGGTTCATCAACAGCCGCATCATGCTGATCGGCCGGAACGCGACAGGCGGCAACGCCGCCAGCGACAACGCGAACTCATGCCCAAGCCCCGCGAAATCGCCGGCCAGCCGTTCGATCAACGCGTTCAGATCGCCGGGCTCGGCGGCCTCGCGCTCGCCGCTGCCCGCGTAATCCATGAATTGCTGAAGGATCGTCTCGATCTGGTCGAGATACGATTCGGCGGCGATCACGAAGCTGCTGTCGCTGCCGTGCGGCATCGCCATCGCCATCGACAGGCGCAGCTTGGTCAACGGCGTGCGGATGTCGTGCGAGATGCCGGCCAGCATCAGCGCGCGGGTCGCCTCGGCCTGTTGCAGCGTCTGCGTCATCTGGTTGAAGGCGTGACTCACGGCGGCGATTTCGGTGGGACCGTCGGTGGGCAGCGGCGCGGGCATCTCGCCGGCGCTCACGCGGCGCGCCGCCCGCGTCAGTTGCTGAAGCGGCTGGTTCAGGTGGCGCTGGATCGCGTAGCCCGTCAGCGCCGCCAGCGCGGCCAGCGCGAGCGACAGCAGGATGGCCGCGTCGAGCCCCTTGCCCTGTGCATCTTCCGGAATCGGCAGCGCGATCCACGACGGCGTGTCCGACGCCTGCGCCGACACGTGCAGACGAATCCACAAGCGCTCACCGCCGACCGCCTGCCAATGCACCGGCATATCGGCGGGAAGATGCGCACGCAGGCTGTCGAGAAACACACCGAGCTGATAGGTGCGGTAGGCGCGCAGCAGATTCGGCGGCGGCCTGATGCCGGCCTCGGCGGGCAGTTGCGCATGCCCGTGGAGGCGCGCCAGCAAAGTCGCGCGCGCGTCGGGCTGGGTGACCGCAAGCAGGTCGTCGAGCGTCATCACGTAGTTGGCGAAGACGGCGGCCGCGCGCTCGACACGCGGCCGCTGCACGTAATGCAGCAGCACGACGATCGCGCAGATCTGGCTCAGCATCACGAGCGCGATCAGCAACGCGATGTTGCGGGCGAGCAGCGTGTGCGGGAACCAGCGCAGCGGCGGGCGCGTCATGATTCGACGTCCGCTGCCAGCATGTAGCCGACACCCCACACCGTCTTGATGAAGCGCGGCTTGGACGGATCGTCCTCGACGATCTGCCGTAGCCGCAGCACCTGCACGTCGATGCTGCGGTCGAGCGCGTCGTGCTCGCGCCCGCGAGCGCGCGCGAGCAGATTGTCGCGGCTCACCGGCCGGTTCGGCGACGAGGCCAGCGCGACCAGCAGCAGCATCTGCGCCGAATGGATCTCCAGCAATTCGTCCCCGCGCGAGAGTTGCTGCTTGCCGACATCGAGCGCGAATGCGCCGAAGCGCACCCGCTGGGAGGTCACCGTGACGTCGCCGGAGGCCATCTTCTGACGGCGCAGCAGCGCATTGATGCGCGCCACCAGTTCGCGCGGCAGAAACGGTTTGGCGAGGTAATCGTCGGCGCCGGTTTCGAGACCCACCACCCGGTCGAGCGGATCGCCCTTCGCGGTCAGCATCAGGATCGGCAAGGTCTGGCCCTGCTCGCGCAAACGCGCGCAGATCTGCAGGCCGTCCTCTTCGCCGATCATCAGATCGAGCACCAGCAGGTCGAAGGGTTCGCGCTCCAGATAGCGGTCGAGCCGTTTGCTGTCTTCCGCGACGCGCACGTCGAAACCGTTGCCGCGCAGAAACCGTTGCAGCATGTTGCGCAGTTCGGCTTCGTCGTCGAGCACGATAATTTTGGCGGGGCGGTCCATGCGAAGGCTCCTCGGTTTACGCGTCGGGCGGCGTGCGGCGCGCCGCATGCCGTTCGGCCACGCGTTGCAGCAGCACGTAGAACGACGGAATGAACAGCACGGCGATGCAGGTCGAGGCGAGCATCCCCGAGAACACCGCGATGCCGAGCGAGCGTCGCGCGCTCGCGCTCGCGCCGGTGGCGATCACCAGCGGCACCACGCCCAGAATAAACGCGAACGACGTCATCATGATCGGCCGGAAGCGCAGCCGCGCCGCCTCCACCGCGGCCTCGGCGATGTCCACGCCCTGCGTGCGCAGATGCCGCGCGAACTCGACGATCAGAATCGCGTTCTTCGCCGACAGCGCGATCAGCAGCACGAGGCCGATCTGCGTGTACAGATTGTTGGCAGCGCCGAGCGCCGCGAGCGTGCCCGCCGTGCCGAGCAGCGCGAGCGGCACGGCCAGCACCACCGCGAGCGGCAGGAGCCAGCTCTCGTATTGCGCGGCCAGCACGCAGAACACCAGCAGCACGCCGACCGCGAACACCCAGTACGCGGAATTGCCGACCAGCTTCTCCTGATACGACATCGCGGTCCATTCGTAGCCGACGCCGGCCGGCAGAATCCGCGCGGCTTCCTGTTCGAATGCCGCGATCGCATCGCCGGTGCTGTAGCCGTTGGCCGGATTGCCGTTGATGGCGGCGGCCGGCTGCAGGTTGTAAAGCGCCGCCACGGCCGGCCCGACGCTCGTGCGCGCGTCGATGAAAGTGCCCAGCTCGACCATGTGGCCGCTGTCGCTGCGGATCTGCAGGCGGCGCAGGTCGTCGGTATCGCGGCGGAACGCGCCATCGGCCTGCACGAAGACCGGGAACGTATGGTTGAACGTGGTGAACTGATTCACGTAGCTCGACCCCACATAGTCCTGCAACAGATCGAACACATTGCCGACCGGCACCTGCAGCGACTCGGCCTTGGCGCGGTCCAGCGTCAGCTCGACCGTCGGCGCCGACGCGCGGAACGGGCTGAACACGCGCTGCAATTCGGGGCGTTTCGATACGCCGGCGATCAGCGCGTCGGTCGCGTCCTGCAGGCGACGGTAGTTTTGCGAGCCGTCGGTCAGCATCACCTGCATCTGCACGCCGCCGCTGTTGCCGAGGCCCTGGATCGGCGGCGGCACGATCACCACGGAACGCACGTCGGGCAGTTTCGCGAGTTCGTCGTTCATGCGCAGATAGAGCGAGCGCAGGTCTTCGCCCTTGCCGCGTTGGCTCCAGTCGTCGAGCGTCACGTAGATCAGCGCGGCGTTCGGCAACGACGCGTTGTTATCCAGCGGCGAAATCCCGCCGATCGACACCACGTGGTTCACGCCGGGAATCGCGCCGATGCGCCGTTCGATCTGCGTGGCCGCCTCGCGCGTGCGGCCGAGCGACGCCGCGTCCGCGAGCTGCGCGGCGATCAGCATGTAACCCTGGTCTTCGAGCGGAATGAAGCTGGTGGGAATGCGCGTCAGCAGAAACGCCGACGCCGCGCCGAGCACGAGCGCCATCGCGAGCGCGAGCCGGCTGCGCGCGACGAACCATGCGACCACTCGCACATAGCCCTGTTCGACCCGCGCATAACCGCGATCGAACACGCGATACACGATGTTCGGTCTGCCCTCTTTGCCGTGCTTGCCGGGCTT is a window of Paraburkholderia sp. D15 DNA encoding:
- a CDS encoding ATP-binding protein, with product MTRPPLRWFPHTLLARNIALLIALVMLSQICAIVVLLHYVQRPRVERAAAVFANYVMTLDDLLAVTQPDARATLLARLHGHAQLPAEAGIRPPPNLLRAYRTYQLGVFLDSLRAHLPADMPVHWQAVGGERLWIRLHVSAQASDTPSWIALPIPEDAQGKGLDAAILLSLALAALAALTGYAIQRHLNQPLQQLTRAARRVSAGEMPAPLPTDGPTEIAAVSHAFNQMTQTLQQAEATRALMLAGISHDIRTPLTKLRLSMAMAMPHGSDSSFVIAAESYLDQIETILQQFMDYAGSGEREAAEPGDLNALIERLAGDFAGLGHEFALSLAALPPVAFRPISMMRLLMNLMQNAIVYGGSGLAVRTWATLEAVYVAVGDRGKGLSAHELEQLKAPFQRGANARAHSGGTGLGLAIVERIARLHHGSLQFHAREGGGLEVWVVLPVPAVSVVSVVSATPTGTSAATGTAR
- a CDS encoding efflux RND transporter permease subunit; amino-acid sequence: MIRFFVERPVFANVIALIVMLLGGVALINLPIAQYPPITPPTVQVVARFPGASAATVIDRVALPIETQVNGVENALYMQSTSTNDGTYTLTVTFAVGTDVDKAQVLVQNRVSAATAQLPQAVQQQGVTVRKRSTAILQLYTLESPNPKYDSLFLSNYAVISLRDTLARLPGVGDVTVFGTGQYSMRVWLDPQKLSERGLSAADVMQAIQSQSRDVSAGQLGSEPNAGGAAFQLTVTLQGALADPREFDDIIVKAAPDDGGHFVRIRDVGHTELGSSSYGQFFNLDGKPAAGIAIYQLPEANALEVGNAVKATMARLAKNMPQGVSYQLPFDTTTFVRQSVLDVYKTLFEAALLVLAVILLFLQNWRAMLVPATTIPVTIVGTFGAIYLLGFSINLLTLFAIVLAIGIVVDDAIVVVEGITQHIEQSKTPKQAAIDAMHELLGPIVGITLVLISVFLPSAFLGGVTGQMYRQFALVVVATTVISAINAVTLKPVQSARWLRPNKPGKPGKHGKEGRPNIVYRVFDRGYARVEQGYVRVVAWFVARSRLALAMALVLGAASAFLLTRIPTSFIPLEDQGYMLIAAQLADAASLGRTREAATQIERRIGAIPGVNHVVSIGGISPLDNNASLPNAALIYVTLDDWSQRGKGEDLRSLYLRMNDELAKLPDVRSVVIVPPPIQGLGNSGGVQMQVMLTDGSQNYRRLQDATDALIAGVSKRPELQRVFSPFRASAPTVELTLDRAKAESLQVPVGNVFDLLQDYVGSSYVNQFTTFNHTFPVFVQADGAFRRDTDDLRRLQIRSDSGHMVELGTFIDARTSVGPAVAALYNLQPAAAINGNPANGYSTGDAIAAFEQEAARILPAGVGYEWTAMSYQEKLVGNSAYWVFAVGVLLVFCVLAAQYESWLLPLAVVLAVPLALLGTAGTLAALGAANNLYTQIGLVLLIALSAKNAILIVEFARHLRTQGVDIAEAAVEAARLRFRPIMMTSFAFILGVVPLVIATGASASARRSLGIAVFSGMLASTCIAVLFIPSFYVLLQRVAERHAARRTPPDA
- a CDS encoding TonB-dependent receptor, yielding MKIHHVLMTSALTACALPIVFPAAVSSAYAADDASLPPGQPSAQTTLPNIVVTGDTQHLPQSFDQRYASTQVLTRADLDRLSPADPSITQALATLPGVTVVQNGGPGATASVSIRGSSGNQVAVFIDGIRVGSSTTGQAEWADLPTSAFDRVEVISGPAAASFGADAVGGVVQLFTNHAANQPNRTTVSFGGGSNKTFDTQFRTSGSIPSSGPLSALSGLTYSLGLHDYNTAGIDATLPFAYGHEAGRNPYHAQDVDARLGYARDNWSISTFALYHKSTFSYDNAGGDDQQLDHQLTTGVSFHVDITPYTQFDQSIGYAYDRQFLYANDPTLGTDEIDSTRFSTSTSLTHQEHGHTLFGLPLSGESKIAYDFSREQAFLPIDIPSGVPARNDSAVSLHQSAVLGPLTLFLAGRHEVVQGVSVNTGNVALAYAITPVYTARVSYGNAFRLPTFNDLYYPGFSNPNLSPERSDTVEAAFDANTSIGTFTAALYDTRVHDLITYDPVTFAPVNVGRAHIQGIDLSYKGTLGKSTPVSLAVGILNPQDVTDQTWLNRRPRQTVSLSVDHTWDEFHLHALSTGATLQYGGSTYDDPANTTFLPSYTTVALRAAYQVNSHLTLSASVTNLFNRQYSTAYGYATLGRTAFGKLAYTF
- the cobF gene encoding precorrin-6A synthase (deacetylating), with amino-acid sequence MKKILIIGIGAGDPDYLTVQAIKALNQADVFFVMDKGAAKDKLIALRRQIIERFVEGGRYRIVEASSPERRPDHGDYRGAVDDLNRDKQRIFEQLIAGELKDGDVGAFLVWGDPSLYDSTIRIVEAIARQGREALDYEVIPGISSVQALAARHRIPLNQIGRSIAITNGRTIADGFPANVDSVVVMLDAQNAYRQLAHEDLDIYWGAYVGTPDEILIAGRLRDVMDEIERVRADARHRHGWIMDTYLLRRRGEV
- a CDS encoding putative quinol monooxygenase; its protein translation is MSLLEWPSIKMIRSRKAGKRGVALTAASIDVDVLNQSIEYGKKNQMANEVMLMISIQTKPGRGEEQVAAFRQLAPVVRAETGCLQYDLHPVAGDKDRFVLLERWASQEALAAHDVTPHMIAADAHSPAFRAGPATVLQLDATSVA
- a CDS encoding phospholipase C, phosphocholine-specific → MAAKTRRDFLKLSAGLAGATAATTMFPESIRKALAIEPSSVTGTIQDVQHIVVFMQENRSFDHYLGHLSGVRGYNDRFPVTLPNGQPVWFQPRQEDQTKVIAPFRYDTTNPGVNAQCIGGLPHTWATTHGAIDGGRADKWAVQKTNMTMGYHVRADIPFHYALADAFTVCDNYFCSIPGNTHPNRMYLMTGMVDPLATGGGPLLDNTDYIDNQFDAIQLQPFNWTTYPERLEKAGISWQVYQQGTGFDNFTGNYGTNMLAAFQNFVNAPAGSSLQTRGMSTRTLTQLKADVQAGALPQVSWLLPPAAYSEHPKFTPLYGANYISTILDALTSNPDVWSKTVLFIMYDENDGLFDHVVPPQAPTVAGTGMSTVDITLERHNVVTATQAGTYTADNLPYGLGPRVPMTVVSPWSKGGFVCSQVFDHTSVLQFIEKRFGVMETNISPWRRAVCGDLTTALDFSKSDATLPSLPSTTTYVAQADLQCARPTAQAAPASTAQQLVAAQEPGTRPARALPYELHVNGQLQAQGYAVTFANTGTQGAHFWVYTGDPTATPRHYTVEAGKQLTDTWALDANGHYMVNVYGPNGYFRRFGGVASADAAAKPDLVTCYDVANGNVYVTLSNAGTTALTVTATDVAYGTPPVTLSVPAGKSAEAHWDLSCNSQWYDFQFSVAGNAGWVRRIAGHVETGKPSITDPAATAPVTTAI
- a CDS encoding response regulator, whose amino-acid sequence is MDRPAKIIVLDDEAELRNMLQRFLRGNGFDVRVAEDSKRLDRYLEREPFDLLVLDLMIGEEDGLQICARLREQGQTLPILMLTAKGDPLDRVVGLETGADDYLAKPFLPRELVARINALLRRQKMASGDVTVTSQRVRFGAFALDVGKQQLSRGDELLEIHSAQMLLLVALASSPNRPVSRDNLLARARGREHDALDRSIDVQVLRLRQIVEDDPSKPRFIKTVWGVGYMLAADVES